From Mycobacteriales bacterium, a single genomic window includes:
- a CDS encoding NAD kinase, translating into MSGTEGRAILLVAHARRQAAIDVARDLSRRLCQAAVTVRVLDTEAPILDCSGGVPVPADQHAAEHAELVIALGGDGTLLRAAELARPSGVPLLGVNLGHVGFLAEADPMAIDVTAEKILAGDYFVEERLALEVAVRRDDQVVIRDWALNDVSVEKEAREHVISLVLAVDGRPVSRWSCDGIVCATPTGSTAYAFSAGGPVVWPQVQALLAVPLSAHALFARPLVVAPTSTVGIELADPAKVAVMFCDGRRSHSLEPQDRLEIVRSSEPVRLVRLRDTPFTQRLVDKFQLPVQGWTGS; encoded by the coding sequence GTGAGCGGCACCGAGGGTCGCGCGATCCTGCTGGTCGCGCACGCCCGCCGGCAGGCGGCGATCGACGTGGCCCGCGACCTCTCGCGCCGGCTGTGCCAGGCGGCGGTGACGGTCCGGGTGCTGGACACCGAGGCACCGATCCTCGACTGCTCGGGCGGCGTGCCGGTCCCGGCCGACCAGCATGCGGCGGAGCACGCGGAGCTGGTGATCGCACTCGGCGGGGACGGCACATTGCTGCGCGCCGCCGAGCTCGCCCGTCCCAGTGGCGTCCCGCTGCTCGGCGTCAACCTCGGTCACGTCGGCTTCCTGGCCGAAGCCGACCCGATGGCGATCGACGTGACGGCGGAGAAGATCCTCGCCGGCGACTACTTCGTCGAGGAGCGCCTTGCGCTCGAGGTCGCGGTACGACGCGACGACCAGGTCGTGATCCGCGACTGGGCTCTCAACGACGTCTCGGTCGAGAAAGAAGCCCGCGAACACGTGATCTCGCTGGTGCTCGCGGTCGACGGCCGGCCGGTGTCGCGTTGGTCGTGCGACGGGATCGTCTGCGCGACTCCGACTGGCTCGACGGCGTACGCGTTCTCCGCCGGTGGCCCGGTGGTCTGGCCGCAGGTCCAGGCCCTGCTGGCCGTGCCGCTCAGCGCCCATGCGCTGTTCGCCCGGCCCCTGGTGGTCGCGCCGACGTCGACGGTCGGGATCGAGCTGGCCGATCCTGCCAAGGTCGCGGTGATGTTCTGCGACGGCCGGCGGTCTCACTCCCTGGAGCCTCAGGACCGGCTGGAGATCGTCCGCAGCTCCGAACCGGTCCGGCTGGTGCGGCTGCGCGACACGCCGTTCACGCAGCGGCTGGTCGACAAGTTCCAGCTTCCGGTGCAGGGCTGGACCGGAAGCTGA
- a CDS encoding TlyA family RNA methyltransferase has protein sequence MARKERLDAGLVRRGLARSRRHAVELIAEGRVQVAGMPADKPATGVDHDAAIQVWSTDRDRVVSRGAHKLTGALDHWPELPVAGRRVLDAGASTGGFTQVLLARGATEVVAVDVGYGQLAWVLQSDQRVVVHDRTNVRDLTPATIGGPVELVVADLSFISLTVALPALAGCLAPGGDCVVMVKPQFEAGRANVGPGGVVRDPATRIAAIRRVTAAADALGLGTVGVTASPLPGPAGNVEYFVWLRADAGTIDDAAITAAVEAGPQ, from the coding sequence ATGGCCCGCAAGGAGCGGTTGGACGCCGGGCTGGTCCGCCGTGGCCTGGCCCGTTCGCGCCGGCACGCGGTTGAGCTGATCGCCGAGGGCCGGGTGCAGGTCGCCGGCATGCCGGCCGACAAGCCGGCGACCGGCGTCGACCACGACGCCGCGATCCAGGTCTGGAGCACGGACCGCGATCGAGTGGTCTCTCGCGGCGCGCACAAGCTGACCGGCGCACTCGACCATTGGCCGGAGCTACCGGTAGCGGGTCGGCGAGTTCTGGACGCCGGAGCATCGACCGGCGGGTTCACGCAGGTGCTGCTTGCACGGGGCGCGACCGAGGTGGTGGCGGTCGACGTCGGGTACGGCCAGCTGGCCTGGGTGCTGCAGTCGGACCAGCGGGTCGTCGTCCACGACCGAACCAACGTGCGTGACCTCACCCCGGCAACGATTGGGGGGCCGGTCGAGCTCGTCGTCGCCGATCTTTCGTTCATCTCGCTGACCGTCGCCCTGCCGGCGCTGGCGGGCTGCCTGGCTCCTGGCGGAGACTGCGTGGTGATGGTGAAGCCGCAGTTCGAGGCCGGCCGGGCCAACGTCGGCCCGGGCGGGGTCGTTCGCGACCCCGCGACCCGGATCGCTGCGATCCGCCGGGTCACCGCCGCGGCCGACGCGCTCGGGCTGGGAACGGTCGGAGTCACCGCGAGCCCGCTGCCCGGGCCGGCCGGGAACGTCGAGTACTTCGTCTGGCTGCGCGCCGACGCGGGGACGATTGACGACGCGGCGATCACCGCCGCCGTCGAGGCAGGCCCGCAGTGA